The proteins below are encoded in one region of Rhodohalobacter mucosus:
- a CDS encoding formylglycine-generating enzyme family protein: MSIIGQSYSMGFKNYVFVGLLLLISSLLTGYGLSNTQVHPETDPIPFEEFSQTLQGVDETIEMVPVPGGLFAMGSDGGDGIHEVEVDSFWISKFEISWDLYNQFANASPEDLRREVFKTFYGVDIDADAISSPTMTEELLEVLREADIPTDVISTPSPSWGDLTRGMGTDGYPAVNVTHFAAYMFTKWLTVKSGKFYRLPTEAEWELACRGGIEGEGHPGEVDQYAWHRENSDRKYHQTGSKEPNSLGIHDMLGNVAEWTFDQFHEAYFQHLEDEPAVNPWFRPDELYPRSVRGGSWMDSKEQAGCFERRGSDPNWKRDDPQLPKSLWWHTNAFNIGIRVVMPENQPESAEEMEKYWIEAIQDYN; this comes from the coding sequence ATGTCAATTATTGGGCAGAGTTACTCTATGGGCTTTAAAAATTACGTATTTGTCGGTCTACTTTTGCTTATCTCTTCTCTGCTTACCGGATATGGCCTATCCAATACGCAAGTTCATCCGGAAACCGATCCGATACCTTTTGAAGAGTTCTCTCAAACGTTACAGGGAGTTGACGAAACCATTGAGATGGTTCCGGTACCCGGCGGTCTATTTGCCATGGGTTCAGATGGAGGCGATGGCATACATGAAGTTGAAGTAGACTCGTTCTGGATCAGTAAATTTGAAATCTCCTGGGATTTGTACAATCAATTTGCGAATGCCAGTCCGGAGGATCTGAGGAGAGAGGTGTTCAAGACGTTTTATGGCGTGGATATCGATGCAGATGCCATCTCTTCACCTACCATGACCGAAGAATTGCTTGAGGTGCTTCGTGAGGCTGATATCCCCACTGATGTCATTTCCACACCATCTCCCTCATGGGGCGACTTAACGCGTGGAATGGGAACAGATGGCTATCCCGCCGTAAATGTGACCCACTTTGCCGCATATATGTTTACGAAGTGGCTGACGGTCAAGTCCGGAAAATTTTATCGGCTGCCCACCGAAGCTGAGTGGGAACTGGCCTGCCGCGGGGGTATAGAGGGTGAGGGGCACCCGGGAGAGGTAGATCAGTACGCATGGCACAGAGAAAACAGTGATAGAAAATATCATCAAACCGGCAGTAAAGAGCCCAATTCGCTGGGTATTCACGACATGCTTGGAAATGTTGCAGAATGGACCTTTGACCAGTTTCATGAAGCCTATTTTCAGCATCTAGAAGATGAACCTGCGGTAAACCCCTGGTTCAGGCCCGACGAACTCTACCCCCGTTCAGTAAGGGGTGGATCGTGGATGGATAGCAAAGAACAGGCCGGTTGTTTTGAAAGAAGAGGATCGGATCCAAACTGGAAACGAGATGATCCGCAGCTCCCGAAAAGCCTTTGGTGGCATACGAATGCTTTCAACATTGGAATAAGGGTAGTCATGCC